A DNA window from Ornithobacterium rhinotracheale DSM 15997 contains the following coding sequences:
- a CDS encoding RagB/SusD family nutrient uptake outer membrane protein: MKKYILTILSILTLNSCDLDLQPESSLTYNNFWGSEETMNADLIGIYSKFRDYNFTLFALGDLRSDIYFNGETLETPFYTNVINQDVSPERIAFNNWGNFYGFIHYLNDFIENAPKVKVKNEREKELMLAQVYGIRAFIYFTMMKTWGDVPITTEKIKDPTNLASLNKKRSPKEKVFEQVKKDIEQSLKLYGTENRLWKGLNVFWSKDATLALKGEAFLWSGEVLGKGEADFTIAKDALEQIKQFSLVPKYEDLWGSKNENNAEFIFALDYKINEQTNFYNGIVTGQNRDLQLLYNSEGENMLSFNSNGQNRIGPANSLIEKMYYGTGDSRPASTFIYLYSEKNNYPNFTPDKYRGAILKKFAGELVDGNRQGIQNIPLYRYADVVLMLAEAKNKLGQDPSTEINQIRRRAYGDNFNSKLEYRNQGKEANTEAILEERLKEFVGEGKRWWDLVRAGNKYIFEHIPNIDASTAYKIYYPISIEMITNDPNNLTQTEGYSTK, encoded by the coding sequence ATGAAAAAATATATTTTAACCATATTATCTATTCTCACATTAAATTCATGTGATTTAGATTTACAACCCGAAAGCTCATTGACTTACAATAACTTTTGGGGCTCTGAAGAAACAATGAACGCAGATCTTATCGGGATTTATTCTAAGTTCAGAGATTATAATTTCACATTATTTGCGCTGGGAGATTTAAGATCCGATATTTATTTTAATGGAGAAACCCTAGAGACTCCATTCTATACAAATGTCATAAATCAAGATGTAAGCCCGGAAAGAATTGCCTTCAACAATTGGGGAAATTTTTACGGATTTATACATTATTTGAATGATTTTATAGAAAATGCACCAAAGGTTAAGGTAAAGAACGAAAGAGAAAAAGAGCTTATGCTCGCTCAAGTTTACGGTATTAGAGCATTTATTTATTTTACAATGATGAAGACTTGGGGTGATGTTCCAATTACAACAGAAAAAATTAAGGACCCTACCAATCTCGCAAGTTTAAACAAAAAACGTTCGCCAAAAGAAAAGGTTTTTGAACAAGTTAAAAAGGATATTGAACAATCGTTAAAACTCTATGGTACAGAAAATAGATTATGGAAAGGGCTAAATGTTTTTTGGAGTAAAGATGCAACTTTAGCTTTAAAAGGAGAGGCTTTTTTATGGTCTGGAGAAGTACTAGGTAAAGGAGAGGCAGACTTTACAATTGCAAAAGATGCTTTAGAACAAATCAAACAATTCAGTTTAGTTCCTAAATACGAAGACCTATGGGGCAGTAAAAATGAAAATAATGCAGAATTTATTTTTGCTCTTGATTATAAAATCAATGAACAAACTAATTTCTATAACGGAATAGTTACGGGACAAAATAGAGATTTACAACTATTGTATAATTCTGAAGGGGAAAACATGCTAAGTTTTAACTCTAATGGACAAAACAGAATTGGTCCTGCCAATAGCTTAATCGAAAAAATGTACTATGGTACAGGAGATTCTAGACCAGCTAGCACATTTATCTATCTTTATTCAGAAAAAAATAATTATCCCAACTTCACTCCAGATAAATACCGTGGAGCTATCTTGAAAAAATTTGCAGGAGAACTTGTAGATGGTAATAGACAGGGAATTCAAAATATCCCATTGTATCGATATGCTGATGTTGTTTTAATGTTAGCTGAAGCAAAAAATAAATTAGGACAAGATCCATCTACTGAAATTAATCAAATTAGAAGAAGAGCCTATGGAGATAATTTCAATAGTAAGTTAGAATATAGAAATCAAGGAAAAGAGGCAAATACTGAGGCAATTTTAGAAGAAAGATTAAAAGAGTTTGTGGGGGAAGGAAAAAGATGGTGGGATTTAGTGCGAGCTGGAAACAAATATATTTTCGAACATATTCCAAATATAGATGCAAGCACTGCTTATAAAATTTATTATCCAATCTCCATTGAAATGATAACTAATGATCCAAATAATTTAACCCAAACAGAAGGTTACTCAACTAAATAA